Proteins found in one Nitratiruptor sp. SB155-2 genomic segment:
- the prfB gene encoding peptide chain release factor 2, with protein sequence MDSYEYSELLKKLEQKIENIKNIIKPDLITKRLKEIEQLENSPDFWNDAKKAGEIQKEKNRLSRILEKFEEARSSVEDAKDLFEMATEEEDTETLNMLFEEAPTLEEKVNKIEIETMLSGENDDKNAIVTIHPGAGGTESQDWASILYRMYLRWAERHGFKVEVLDYQEGEEAGIKDVSFIIKGENAYGYLKAENGIHRLVRISPFDSNARRHTSFASVMVSPEVDDDINIVIEDKDIRVDTYRASGAGGQHVNKTDSAIRITHIPTGIVVQCQNDRSQHKNRATAMKMLKSRLYELELEKKRAEQEGIEKSDIGWGHQIRSYVLAPYQQVKDTRSNKAYSNVEAILDGDIDKIIEDVLIAEAEKESK encoded by the coding sequence TTGGACAGCTACGAATATTCAGAACTACTGAAAAAACTGGAACAAAAAATTGAAAATATCAAGAATATTATCAAACCAGATCTGATTACAAAGCGTCTAAAAGAGATAGAACAGTTGGAAAACTCTCCGGATTTTTGGAATGATGCAAAAAAAGCGGGGGAGATTCAAAAAGAGAAAAACAGGCTCTCTCGCATATTGGAAAAATTTGAAGAGGCTCGTAGTAGCGTTGAGGATGCAAAAGATCTTTTTGAGATGGCTACAGAAGAAGAGGATACGGAAACACTGAACATGCTCTTTGAAGAAGCACCAACGCTTGAAGAAAAAGTCAATAAGATAGAAATAGAAACGATGCTCAGCGGTGAAAATGATGATAAAAATGCAATTGTCACCATCCATCCGGGTGCCGGTGGAACCGAGTCGCAAGACTGGGCCAGCATTTTATACAGAATGTACCTCAGATGGGCGGAACGACATGGGTTCAAAGTGGAAGTATTGGACTACCAAGAGGGGGAGGAAGCGGGCATAAAAGACGTCAGTTTTATCATCAAAGGAGAGAATGCCTACGGATATCTAAAGGCTGAAAACGGTATTCACCGATTGGTCCGCATCAGTCCGTTTGATTCGAACGCCAGACGTCATACCTCCTTTGCTTCAGTGATGGTAAGTCCAGAAGTAGACGATGATATCAACATCGTCATAGAAGATAAAGATATTCGCGTAGATACCTACAGGGCCAGCGGTGCTGGAGGACAACACGTAAACAAAACGGACTCAGCCATTCGTATTACACACATTCCTACTGGAATAGTTGTTCAATGCCAAAACGACAGAAGTCAGCATAAAAACAGGGCTACTGCGATGAAAATGCTAAAATCCAGGCTGTATGAACTTGAACTTGAAAAGAAACGTGCAGAACAAGAAGGAATTGAAAAGAGTGACATCGGCTGGGGTCACCAGATTCGAAGTTACGTTTTAGCTCCATACCAACAGGTAAAAGATACCAGAAGCAACAAAGCCTACTCCAATGTAGAGGCAATCCTTGATGGTGATATCGACAAAATTATCGAAGATGTGTTAATAGCCGAAGCCGAAAAAGAGAGCAAGTAG
- a CDS encoding ABC transporter ATP-binding protein, whose product MSLLEAKNIAHSFDYPLFENVNLELAPKESLAIVGVSGSGKSTLLHICSTLLKPQNGEVKLFGNSIYHQKNRKLLQEIRRKQIGIVFQFHYLFKGFTALENIEVASLLSQEPIDQNLIRAFGIEKVMEKKVTELSGGEQQRVSIARVLTKKPKILFADEPTGNLDQKTAHEVMHRVFEYIEIREAGLFLVTHDMDLAMQCNAVYKLEEGALKKVKG is encoded by the coding sequence ATGTCACTGCTTGAAGCGAAAAACATTGCCCATTCATTTGACTACCCTCTCTTTGAAAATGTCAATTTGGAATTGGCTCCAAAAGAGTCTTTGGCGATAGTGGGCGTGAGTGGAAGTGGGAAATCGACACTTTTACATATTTGCTCAACCTTGCTCAAACCACAAAATGGTGAAGTAAAACTTTTTGGCAATTCCATCTATCACCAAAAAAACAGAAAACTCCTTCAAGAGATTCGTCGCAAGCAGATAGGCATCGTTTTTCAATTTCACTATCTTTTCAAAGGTTTTACCGCATTGGAGAATATTGAGGTTGCATCGTTGTTGAGTCAAGAGCCAATCGATCAAAACCTCATTCGTGCTTTTGGAATAGAAAAAGTCATGGAAAAAAAGGTCACTGAGCTGAGTGGGGGAGAGCAGCAGCGCGTTAGTATCGCTAGGGTTTTGACAAAAAAGCCAAAAATATTATTTGCCGATGAACCAACTGGCAATCTTGATCAAAAAACGGCACATGAGGTTATGCACAGGGTTTTTGAATATATTGAAATTCGAGAAGCTGGACTATTTTTGGTAACGCATGATATGGATTTGGCAATGCAGTGTAACGCAGTTTATAAGTTGGAAGAGGGAGCCTTGAAAAAGGTAAAAGGCTAA
- a CDS encoding FtsW/RodA/SpoVE family cell cycle protein, with the protein MIDKRLFFIATAIIVVSMLASYSMTTYTTLFFGYSQFHFFIRQTLFGIAAILIMWTLAQFDPEKHAVPFGLGLFFLFFILMLTMHFLPSSIVTAVGGAKRWIKLPFISIAPVEFFKVGFVFFLAWSFSRKFQQTSTHPLWSELKLIVPYLVIFLIAVISIAIFQNDIGQVMVLGLTLSFMLVFAGRSLKLFFMLISLAAVLFVLFVSISEHRIARIKMWWASAQNYILSYLPGWVAQELKLDDAKESYQIVNSLNAIHHGGILGQGIGNGALKLGFLSEVHTDFILAGLSEELGFIGVGLLMFLYILLIHRLFKIAHRNKDTITYLFSVGVAMLIGFSLLINSYGISSILPIKGLAVPMLSYGGSSMLANGMALGMVLMLSKRKDAICESS; encoded by the coding sequence ATGATCGATAAACGACTATTTTTCATTGCTACAGCCATTATTGTCGTTAGTATGCTGGCTTCATACAGTATGACCACATATACGACACTCTTTTTTGGCTATTCGCAGTTTCACTTTTTCATACGCCAAACACTATTTGGAATTGCCGCCATCCTCATCATGTGGACGTTGGCCCAATTTGATCCAGAAAAGCATGCCGTTCCTTTCGGCCTTGGTCTCTTTTTTCTCTTTTTCATTCTTATGCTTACAATGCATTTTTTGCCTTCTTCTATCGTTACTGCCGTAGGAGGAGCAAAACGGTGGATTAAACTGCCGTTTATTTCCATCGCTCCTGTCGAATTTTTCAAAGTTGGTTTTGTCTTTTTTTTAGCCTGGAGTTTTTCGCGAAAATTCCAGCAAACATCCACCCATCCGCTTTGGAGTGAGTTGAAGCTCATCGTACCCTATCTTGTGATCTTTCTCATTGCCGTTATCTCCATAGCTATCTTTCAAAACGATATCGGACAGGTCATGGTACTGGGATTGACACTCTCTTTTATGCTGGTCTTTGCAGGGCGCAGTTTGAAACTTTTTTTCATGCTTATTTCACTTGCTGCGGTTCTTTTCGTGCTGTTCGTTTCTATTTCGGAACACAGAATAGCCCGGATCAAAATGTGGTGGGCCAGCGCACAAAACTATATCCTTTCCTATCTGCCAGGTTGGGTGGCCCAGGAATTGAAACTGGATGACGCCAAAGAATCCTATCAGATTGTCAACTCTTTAAACGCAATTCATCATGGAGGTATTCTCGGTCAAGGTATCGGAAATGGAGCGTTGAAACTTGGATTTTTGAGTGAAGTACATACAGACTTCATTTTAGCAGGTCTCAGCGAAGAACTCGGGTTTATCGGTGTTGGACTCTTGATGTTTCTTTATATTCTTCTGATTCACAGACTCTTCAAAATCGCCCACAGAAACAAAGACACCATCACTTATCTGTTCAGCGTAGGTGTTGCGATGTTAATAGGATTTTCTTTGCTTATCAACTCCTATGGCATCAGCAGTATCTTGCCTATCAAAGGCCTTGCAGTTCCTATGCTCAGCTACGGAGGAAGTTCCATGCTCGCCAATGGAATGGCTCTTGGTATGGTACTGATGCTAAGTAAAAGGAAAGATGCAATATGCGAATCCTCATAA
- a CDS encoding peptidoglycan D,D-transpeptidase FtsI family protein, with the protein MDQTAKLYKIVSIFLLFVFGIVIFLAVLFKIVVEERKLPRLVIEEKNRAIRGSIVSSDGYQVTYSNKLYKVAVNTRCIDPNKKELFVKLFSIFSGIEPRKIRKKLRKSGYVVLSYNIDTKTAYQLKSLARKLYRMDMFVPYKVGNRVIKQGLTILESGESRVFPYRDTLTPILGYVRKHEENRYTRIEGVKGIEKYYESWIRPRQDGIIRGKRDIGNNIIFNKDTFVKKRIDGYNVYLNVDMLLQKNLEKILDTHKKDLEAKEIIAAVMESGSGKILAIASSNRFYPKHIRKKDYNSLNAKVIEYEFEPGSVMKPITFALLLQNKHISLYDIVFGYNGRYRLGRKIITDEHKMGWMGVEDVIVYSSNIGIAQLAQKLSQTEFYNGLKKFGFSQKTGIDLPYEHSGYLIPVYKFRSEIYKATVGYGYGIKATFMQLLNAYNVFNNDGIRITPRIASFLTTPSGKRVALKPPKRVRVIDEKTAAMVRNVLRKVVEKGTGTVAKVEGLFIGGKTGTAHRVKHGRYVRLYNSSFFGFADDRTHRYTIGVTVIEPHTRHFASQTAAPVFRDIVLEMVNEGYLTPKQ; encoded by the coding sequence ATGGACCAAACTGCAAAACTCTATAAAATCGTCTCCATTTTTTTGCTTTTTGTTTTCGGAATTGTGATTTTTTTAGCGGTGCTTTTTAAAATTGTCGTCGAGGAGAGAAAACTTCCAAGGTTAGTGATCGAAGAGAAAAACCGTGCCATTCGTGGATCTATCGTCAGCAGTGACGGGTATCAGGTGACTTACTCTAACAAACTCTATAAAGTTGCCGTCAATACACGATGTATCGATCCAAATAAAAAAGAGCTTTTTGTCAAACTTTTTTCCATATTCAGTGGAATTGAACCAAGAAAGATACGAAAGAAACTTCGCAAAAGCGGGTATGTAGTACTTTCGTACAATATCGATACAAAAACCGCATATCAGCTTAAATCTTTAGCCAGAAAACTCTATCGTATGGATATGTTTGTCCCATACAAAGTAGGCAACAGAGTGATAAAGCAGGGATTGACTATTTTAGAAAGTGGTGAGAGCAGGGTTTTTCCATACAGGGATACACTTACCCCCATTTTAGGATATGTGCGAAAGCATGAAGAGAACCGGTATACCCGGATCGAGGGTGTCAAGGGGATAGAGAAATACTATGAATCGTGGATACGGCCAAGACAAGACGGCATTATCCGTGGTAAAAGGGATATAGGAAATAACATCATCTTCAATAAAGACACTTTCGTCAAAAAGCGTATCGATGGGTACAATGTCTATCTCAATGTGGATATGTTGCTTCAAAAAAACCTCGAAAAAATTTTGGATACTCATAAAAAAGACCTTGAAGCAAAAGAGATCATTGCAGCGGTTATGGAGAGCGGAAGTGGGAAGATATTGGCCATTGCCTCTTCCAATCGATTCTATCCAAAGCATATTCGGAAAAAAGACTACAACTCGCTCAATGCAAAAGTGATAGAGTATGAGTTCGAACCGGGTTCTGTCATGAAACCGATCACTTTTGCGTTGCTCCTGCAAAACAAACATATATCACTGTACGATATCGTTTTTGGGTACAACGGTCGATATAGGTTGGGGCGAAAAATCATCACCGATGAACATAAAATGGGTTGGATGGGTGTGGAAGATGTGATTGTCTATTCCAGCAATATCGGTATCGCTCAGCTAGCACAAAAACTTTCGCAAACAGAGTTTTACAATGGACTCAAAAAGTTTGGATTTTCCCAAAAAACAGGGATTGACTTACCCTATGAGCATAGCGGCTATCTCATACCTGTATATAAATTCAGAAGCGAAATCTACAAAGCGACGGTAGGGTATGGCTATGGAATCAAGGCGACATTTATGCAGCTTTTAAATGCCTACAATGTTTTCAATAACGATGGTATTCGCATCACTCCAAGAATCGCCTCCTTTTTAACAACTCCAAGCGGTAAAAGAGTGGCTTTGAAACCTCCCAAAAGAGTACGAGTCATTGATGAAAAGACTGCAGCTATGGTGCGTAATGTTTTACGCAAGGTTGTCGAAAAGGGAACGGGGACCGTTGCCAAAGTGGAGGGTCTTTTTATAGGGGGGAAAACTGGAACCGCCCACCGGGTCAAACATGGCCGGTATGTGCGTCTGTATAACAGTTCCTTTTTCGGTTTTGCCGATGATCGTACACACAGATATACGATAGGTGTAACCGTCATAGAACCTCACACAAGACATTT
- the panC gene encoding pantoate--beta-alanine ligase — translation MQIVHTPRELKEARIALKGSVGFVPTMGALHQGHLSLIEKSKEHNDYTIVSVFVNPTQFLPGEDFEKYPRRYEADKKICELAGVDILFMPQPDTIYSEDEVLVKAPHQKGYVLEGHFRPGHFDGVLQVVNKLFHIVLPTRAYFGKKDAQQLYLIQKMVQDFFMDIEIVPCEIVRDNDGLALSSRNVYLSDAERKKALLISKSLKRAAKMVQSGILDIQEIQKEMQNILQDLKVEYIAFVDRDFRPLQKIQIGKTIILVAAYVGSTRLIDNIWL, via the coding sequence ATGCAAATTGTGCATACTCCAAGAGAACTGAAAGAAGCCAGAATCGCGCTGAAAGGAAGCGTAGGATTTGTTCCAACGATGGGAGCACTTCATCAAGGCCATCTTTCTCTTATTGAAAAAAGTAAAGAGCATAATGATTATACAATTGTTTCTGTATTTGTCAATCCTACGCAATTCTTGCCAGGAGAGGATTTTGAGAAGTATCCCAGACGGTATGAGGCAGATAAAAAAATCTGTGAACTTGCCGGAGTGGACATTCTTTTTATGCCCCAGCCAGATACAATCTATTCAGAAGATGAAGTCCTTGTAAAAGCTCCCCATCAAAAAGGATATGTTTTAGAGGGGCATTTTCGACCGGGACATTTTGATGGTGTTTTGCAGGTTGTGAACAAGCTCTTTCATATTGTTTTGCCTACAAGAGCCTACTTTGGGAAAAAGGATGCTCAGCAGCTCTATCTCATTCAAAAAATGGTACAGGACTTTTTTATGGATATTGAGATAGTCCCTTGTGAAATAGTGCGTGACAACGATGGCCTGGCTTTGAGCAGCCGAAATGTGTATCTAAGCGATGCAGAGAGGAAAAAGGCCCTTTTAATCTCAAAATCTCTCAAAAGAGCTGCTAAAATGGTACAAAGCGGCATACTGGATATCCAAGAGATTCAAAAAGAGATGCAAAATATTTTGCAAGATCTTAAAGTGGAGTACATCGCTTTTGTAGATAGAGATTTTCGCCCGCTCCAAAAGATTCAAATCGGAAAAACGATCATTTTAGTTGCAGCGTATGTAGGTTCCACTCGACTCATTGATAACATTTGGTTATAG
- the tsf gene encoding translation elongation factor Ts, whose amino-acid sequence MAISAAQVKELRERTGAGMMDCKKALQEANGDMDKAIEILRKKGIAKAAKKADRVASEGTIAVQVSEDYKCATIVEVNSETDFVAQNENFKSLVEKVKGHIAQSAVESVEELYKTPIDNVIFEEYMKAEIAKIGENIVVRRFDKICVEGPGVVNGYLHMGGKIGVIVAASCDKEDVCASLKDLLKDVAMHIAAMNPRYLDEASIPAEVIEKEKEIAAAQLEKEGKPANIIEKIIPGKIKKFVEENTLLGQKFVKDDKKSVKQVIDEAAKAAGGSAKIIGFIRYELGEGIEKKEEDFAAEVAAQMK is encoded by the coding sequence ATGGCGATCAGCGCAGCACAAGTAAAAGAACTCAGAGAGCGCACAGGCGCTGGTATGATGGATTGCAAAAAGGCCCTTCAAGAAGCAAATGGAGATATGGACAAAGCGATCGAAATCTTAAGAAAAAAAGGTATCGCAAAAGCAGCGAAAAAAGCGGACAGAGTGGCAAGCGAAGGGACAATTGCCGTTCAAGTGAGTGAGGATTATAAATGTGCGACAATCGTGGAAGTGAACTCTGAAACAGATTTCGTAGCTCAAAACGAAAACTTTAAATCACTCGTAGAAAAAGTAAAAGGACATATTGCCCAGAGTGCAGTAGAAAGCGTTGAAGAGCTTTACAAGACGCCAATTGACAATGTGATTTTTGAAGAGTATATGAAAGCGGAAATCGCGAAAATTGGCGAAAATATCGTTGTAAGACGTTTCGATAAAATCTGCGTGGAAGGCCCTGGCGTAGTCAACGGATACCTCCATATGGGTGGAAAGATAGGTGTTATCGTCGCTGCAAGCTGCGATAAAGAAGATGTTTGTGCTTCTTTAAAAGATCTTCTTAAAGATGTTGCAATGCATATAGCGGCAATGAATCCAAGATATCTTGATGAAGCATCAATTCCAGCTGAAGTGATCGAAAAAGAGAAAGAGATCGCAGCGGCACAACTTGAAAAAGAGGGAAAACCTGCCAATATCATCGAAAAGATCATTCCTGGAAAGATAAAGAAGTTTGTTGAAGAAAATACGCTTCTTGGACAAAAATTTGTTAAAGATGACAAGAAAAGTGTAAAACAGGTGATCGATGAAGCGGCTAAAGCTGCAGGCGGCAGTGCGAAAATCATCGGTTTTATCCGATATGAGCTTGGTGAAGGTATCGAGAAAAAAGAAGAGGATTTCGCAGCAGAAGTTGCTGCGCAAATGAAGTAA
- the rpsB gene encoding 30S ribosomal protein S2 codes for MVTMKDLLECGVHFGHQTRRWNPKMKPFIFGVRKNIHIIDLQKTLRYFRYTYNIVRDAAKEGKTILFVGTKKQAKNAIEEYAKKCGMPYVNSRWLGGTLTNFNTIKKSIRKLEIIEEMEKTGQMDLLTKKEALMLRRKKEKLENFLGGIRDMKGLPDMLFIIDAVREHIAVKEGNKLGIPIVAPLDTNCDPDLIDYPIPGNDDAIRSIQLFCKEMAEAIIEGKELREQELEGEEQEEAAPATEEEKKELIEEAVAEGEAEETEEEEK; via the coding sequence ATGGTAACTATGAAAGACCTACTCGAGTGCGGTGTGCACTTTGGACATCAAACACGTAGATGGAATCCAAAGATGAAACCATTTATCTTTGGCGTTCGAAAAAATATCCACATTATCGACTTGCAAAAAACACTTCGGTATTTCAGATATACATACAATATCGTTCGTGATGCTGCGAAAGAGGGAAAAACGATCCTTTTCGTCGGAACGAAAAAACAAGCGAAAAATGCTATTGAAGAGTATGCGAAAAAATGTGGTATGCCATATGTAAATTCACGATGGCTTGGTGGAACACTTACAAATTTCAACACAATCAAAAAATCTATTCGAAAACTTGAAATTATTGAAGAGATGGAAAAAACAGGTCAAATGGACCTATTGACAAAAAAAGAAGCATTGATGCTTCGACGAAAAAAAGAGAAACTTGAAAATTTTCTTGGCGGTATTCGGGATATGAAAGGACTTCCTGATATGCTTTTCATTATCGATGCCGTTCGAGAGCATATCGCGGTAAAAGAGGGGAATAAACTTGGTATTCCTATCGTAGCTCCACTTGATACAAACTGTGATCCTGACCTAATCGACTATCCGATTCCTGGAAATGATGACGCGATTCGAAGTATTCAACTTTTTTGTAAAGAGATGGCAGAAGCGATTATCGAAGGAAAAGAGCTTCGAGAGCAAGAGTTAGAAGGTGAAGAGCAAGAAGAAGCTGCACCGGCTACAGAAGAAGAGAAAAAAGAGCTTATCGAAGAAGCGGTAGCAGAAGGCGAAGCAGAAGAAACTGAAGAGGAGGAGAAGTAA
- a CDS encoding GGDEF domain-containing protein produces the protein MNCEELITKIVLNAKEQEFVKKVAKETIHFLSQQKISLTPKNYSEWFFTFCKAMKNKHLLTPKNLFALYEEYKHYMEQTDMQYQIRKLTDDLQNIATYSEVTLIRFEKNVEKHNGYLNESVDAIQNRDDERIEDLKNKVEQLEEENKKLKQEIEKSKKKLIVIEDAFKQQEKEAVHDPLTNLYNRNALKKEIKLLEEASLPYSVIIIDIDDFKKINDTFGHIAGDKVLRELGEIFHTYVRKDSKVYRYGGEEFLIILLHTDIDGAKKLAQRLKEVISHHTIVLDDGTNIIVTASFGIAQKKGDESFERVLKRADQALYKAKRDGKNRVEVSK, from the coding sequence ATGAATTGTGAAGAGTTGATTACAAAAATAGTATTAAATGCAAAAGAGCAGGAGTTTGTTAAAAAAGTTGCAAAAGAAACTATTCATTTTTTAAGTCAGCAAAAAATTTCGTTGACACCTAAAAATTATAGTGAATGGTTTTTTACATTTTGTAAAGCTATGAAGAATAAACATCTTTTAACCCCTAAAAATCTTTTTGCCTTATATGAAGAGTATAAACATTATATGGAACAAACTGATATGCAGTATCAGATTCGGAAACTTACTGATGATTTACAAAACATAGCCACATATTCAGAAGTTACTTTGATAAGATTTGAGAAAAATGTAGAAAAACATAATGGGTACCTTAATGAGAGTGTTGATGCTATTCAAAATCGAGATGATGAACGGATTGAAGATTTGAAAAACAAAGTAGAACAATTGGAAGAAGAAAATAAAAAATTAAAACAAGAGATTGAAAAAAGCAAGAAAAAACTGATAGTTATTGAAGATGCTTTTAAACAGCAAGAAAAAGAAGCTGTTCACGATCCATTAACAAATCTTTATAATAGAAACGCTTTAAAAAAAGAAATTAAACTTTTAGAAGAAGCGAGTTTGCCATATAGTGTTATTATAATAGATATTGATGATTTTAAAAAGATAAATGATACTTTTGGGCATATAGCAGGGGACAAGGTCCTTCGTGAACTTGGTGAGATCTTTCATACTTATGTCCGAAAAGATTCAAAAGTGTATCGATACGGAGGTGAAGAATTTTTAATTATTTTACTACATACAGATATTGATGGAGCAAAAAAACTTGCACAAAGATTGAAAGAAGTAATTAGTCATCATACTATCGTTTTAGATGATGGAACCAATATTATAGTAACTGCTAGTTTTGGTATCGCCCAGAAGAAGGGAGATGAGTCTTTTGAAAGAGTTTTGAAACGAGCCGATCAAGCACTTTACAAAGCAAAAAGGGATGGAAAAAATAGAGTTGAAGTAAGTAAATAA
- the bcp gene encoding thioredoxin-dependent thiol peroxidase, translating into MIEVGQKAPQFCLPNQDEVEICLKDLKGKWVVLYFYPKDNTPGCTTEALDFTAHLKEFEDLGAVVLGVSPDSCESHRKFSEKKQLQVTLLCDTQKEVLKAYGAWGIKKMYGKEYEGVIRTTYVIDPEGNVAAVWPKVRVKGHVEKVLQTLKELQEK; encoded by the coding sequence ATGATAGAAGTTGGACAAAAAGCGCCCCAATTTTGTTTACCAAATCAGGATGAGGTGGAGATCTGTTTGAAAGATCTCAAAGGAAAATGGGTAGTTCTTTATTTCTATCCAAAAGATAATACTCCAGGATGTACCACAGAAGCTCTTGATTTTACAGCACATCTCAAAGAGTTTGAGGATTTAGGTGCGGTAGTCCTTGGAGTCAGCCCCGATAGTTGTGAAAGTCACAGAAAATTCAGTGAAAAGAAGCAGCTACAAGTGACACTGCTATGCGATACGCAAAAAGAGGTTCTCAAAGCGTATGGAGCCTGGGGAATAAAAAAGATGTACGGCAAAGAGTATGAAGGTGTGATTCGTACAACATACGTAATCGATCCGGAAGGCAATGTGGCTGCAGTCTGGCCAAAGGTTCGAGTAAAAGGGCACGTCGAAAAGGTACTTCAGACTCTCAAAGAGCTGCAAGAAAAGTAG
- a CDS encoding UDP-N-acetylglucosamine--N-acetylmuramyl-(pentapeptide) pyrophosphoryl-undecaprenol N-acetylglucosamine transferase, whose translation MRILITGGGTGGHLSVAKSLKEAFKKKDATLYYIGSIQGQDRSWFENDEDFQKKLFFDVEGVVNKKGINKIRALTDIVRASFAAKKLIKNESIDAVVSVGGYSAAAASFAALQLNLPLFIHEQNAVKGKLNRLLSPFAKRVFCSFVPPYDPYPVQNIFYETRRIRKELTTIIFLGGSQGAKQINDLAMSWAKELQKHNIKIIHQTGTRDFERVRSFYAKERIEADVFAFDQNLAQKIVQADFAVSRSGASTLWELATNLLPALYIPYPYAAGDHQKHNALFLYRHDASMVFEGQSPQDILSLNIFSMSENLLPFSRPDGATKIVLSIVKMIEK comes from the coding sequence ATGCGAATCCTCATAACAGGAGGAGGTACGGGAGGTCACCTCTCGGTAGCCAAAAGTCTCAAAGAGGCTTTCAAAAAGAAAGATGCCACACTCTACTACATCGGTTCTATTCAAGGACAGGACAGATCATGGTTTGAAAATGATGAAGATTTTCAAAAAAAACTCTTTTTCGATGTTGAAGGTGTCGTTAATAAAAAGGGGATCAACAAGATAAGAGCACTAACGGATATAGTGCGTGCAAGTTTCGCGGCAAAAAAATTGATCAAAAACGAATCCATCGATGCCGTTGTGAGTGTGGGAGGCTACTCTGCAGCTGCAGCAAGTTTTGCAGCGCTGCAGCTGAACCTTCCCCTTTTTATACATGAACAAAACGCTGTCAAAGGAAAACTGAACAGACTGCTTTCACCTTTTGCAAAACGGGTATTTTGTTCGTTTGTGCCACCATATGATCCCTATCCTGTACAAAACATCTTTTACGAAACCAGACGAATCAGGAAAGAGCTTACAACTATCATCTTTTTAGGAGGTAGCCAAGGAGCAAAGCAGATCAATGATCTTGCCATGAGCTGGGCGAAAGAGCTTCAAAAACACAATATCAAAATCATTCATCAAACAGGAACAAGGGACTTTGAAAGAGTTCGCTCTTTCTATGCAAAAGAGCGAATAGAAGCGGATGTATTCGCCTTCGATCAAAATCTAGCGCAAAAGATTGTTCAAGCCGATTTTGCAGTTTCCAGAAGCGGAGCTAGCACTCTATGGGAACTTGCCACCAACCTTTTGCCAGCTCTTTATATTCCCTACCCGTACGCAGCAGGTGACCACCAAAAACATAACGCACTCTTTTTATACCGTCATGATGCATCAATGGTATTTGAAGGACAAAGTCCGCAGGATATCCTATCACTCAATATCTTTTCCATGAGTGAAAACCTCTTGCCATTTTCTAGACCCGACGGCGCAACAAAAATAGTGCTGTCTATTGTAAAAATGATTGAAAAGTAA
- a CDS encoding DUF523 domain-containing protein — protein sequence MSKKVKAAVSACLLGHNCRYDGSNKKDESLQTVLKGCDEVIAFCPEDAILGTPRETIDIVNERAIGNESGTDYTEWIEKYALNLCQKHPDIDMFVVKSKSPSCALASAKHYDKDKNLIKNGEGIFTKTVQKIKPDVKIFEREGK from the coding sequence TTGTCTAAAAAGGTCAAAGCAGCAGTTAGTGCATGTTTGCTTGGACATAACTGTCGATATGATGGGAGTAATAAAAAAGATGAGTCGCTTCAAACGGTATTGAAAGGGTGTGATGAGGTGATCGCTTTTTGCCCTGAAGATGCTATATTGGGAACTCCTAGAGAGACGATCGATATAGTAAACGAAAGAGCTATCGGTAATGAGTCTGGTACGGATTATACAGAATGGATTGAAAAATATGCTTTGAATTTATGTCAAAAACATCCCGATATCGATATGTTCGTTGTCAAATCGAAATCACCAAGTTGCGCTCTTGCTAGTGCAAAACATTATGACAAAGATAAAAATTTGATCAAAAATGGCGAAGGTATTTTTACGAAAACAGTTCAAAAAATAAAGCCAGATGTGAAAATCTTTGAAAGGGAGGGAAAATGA